CCGGCCGCATAGCCGTCGTTCGTGGAGGGCACGACGGTGCAGTCGGTGCGGCGCGCGAGCAGCTCGACGGTGTCATCGCTCGACCCGTTGTCGACCACGACGACCGAATACGAGAGGTCACCGAAGGCGTCTGGCAGGCTGTCGAGCAGGCCAGTCACGTGCCGGCTGCTGTTGTAGGTGACGACGACCGCGGCGACGTCGAGAGGCCCGCTGCCTGCGGCCTGATCAGATGCCGTCACTGTGCGGCTCCCTTGCGTGTGGTGGGGCTTGCGTGTGGTGGCGCTTGCATGTGGGGGCCTGCGGGCGGATGACTCTCCCAGGTGATGCGGCGAACGCTCCCGCACAGCCCGGCAAGCAGAAACAGCATGCCGCCCGCGATCGGGAACGAGAGCCCGTCGAAGAACGCGAACAGAACGGCCACATTGATGATCGACGCGGCAAGCGCATGCGCAAGGAGCCGCAACTGCGGTTCGGATGCCCGCTTCGCCCGGAGAGCGCTGCCGATGGCGGCGGCGAAGAAACCGGCGAATGCGATGACGCCGAGCACGCCCAGCTCGATGGCGATGAGCACCCACTGGTTGTCGAAGATGTAGTACCGCGGCAGGAAGAGACCGAAGCCGGAACCGATCACAGGGGATGTCGACATGAATTCGGGCACACGCGCCAGGCCGCTCGTGCGCGACTGTGTGCTCGGGTCGTCTGCGGCGCCGGCGAACAGGCCGACGGTGGTGGTCAGCAGGCCGGGCACGGCCGCGAAGACGGCGACACCGAGCACCCCGCCGACGCCGATCGCGACGATGCGGGAGCGGGGGGAGAGCGCCGGGATCATCGACACCACGGCCACCGCGAATCCGATGATGGCGGAGCGGGAGACGGCCACCATCGACGACACGGAGATGAGGGCGACGGGCAGCCACCAGCGCAGCCCTCCGCGACTGTGCGGCGCCTGGAATCCGCGCGAGATGGCGGCGGCGATCACGAGCGGGAGCGCCGCGTTCAGCGCGGTCGCGTATTCGAGCGGGTGGATGGCGGTGCCCGAGGAGCGCACGACGCCGGCGCGCTCGCCGAGCCCGCCCGCGAGCGAGAGCCCCGGAATCGTGCCGAAGAAGTCGACGAGAGCCTGCCCGGTCACGAACTGAAGCAGGCCGAGCGTGGCGAGCAGCCCCGCGCCGATGCCGATGCGTCGCGCCATCGTGGTGAGGTCGCCCAGAGTGCGGATGCCGTCGACCGCGACCAGCAGCACGCCGGCCCACGACAGCAGCCGGATGAGCGCCGTGAGTGCCGGGCTCACCTGATCGTCGGGCTGGCCGCGCAGCATGGCTGCCGCGAAACTCACCAGCACGAGCACGAAGAACGCCATGAACGCGAAGCTCACCGGCTGCGACACGGGCCGCAGCTCCGACTCTCGCGCCTGCAGGCGGGAGATCACCCACCAGGCGAGGAGCACCAGACCCCAGATCAGGGACGGGCGGCCGAGCGTGCCGAGCAGACCGATGGTGACCCCCGACGGAATCGCGAGAAGCAGCACCAGGTAGACCGTGAGCATGCCGACCGCATCGATCTCACGCCGCGGTGCGCCACCGTCACGATCGAGGCGGCGGCGGGTTGCTCGCTGGGTCGACACGCCGAGTCACTCCTCGCTGTCGGGTTCGGACGCCGCGGGCTCGGACACGGCAGGTTCAGATGCCGCAGACTCGGATGCCGTCGGTTCTGATGCTGCAGCCGCAGACGCCGCCGGCTTCTGCCGCGCACGCTTGCGCCGCTGTCGGCTCAGCCCTTCGACGAGTCCGGCCAGCAGCAGGGTCAGCGCGGCGATGCCGAGGCCGCCTCCCGCCGCGACC
This portion of the Homoserinimonas aerilata genome encodes:
- a CDS encoding O-antigen ligase family protein: MSTQRATRRRLDRDGGAPRREIDAVGMLTVYLVLLLAIPSGVTIGLLGTLGRPSLIWGLVLLAWWVISRLQARESELRPVSQPVSFAFMAFFVLVLVSFAAAMLRGQPDDQVSPALTALIRLLSWAGVLLVAVDGIRTLGDLTTMARRIGIGAGLLATLGLLQFVTGQALVDFFGTIPGLSLAGGLGERAGVVRSSGTAIHPLEYATALNAALPLVIAAAISRGFQAPHSRGGLRWWLPVALISVSSMVAVSRSAIIGFAVAVVSMIPALSPRSRIVAIGVGGVLGVAVFAAVPGLLTTTVGLFAGAADDPSTQSRTSGLARVPEFMSTSPVIGSGFGLFLPRYYIFDNQWVLIAIELGVLGVIAFAGFFAAAIGSALRAKRASEPQLRLLAHALAASIINVAVLFAFFDGLSFPIAGGMLFLLAGLCGSVRRITWESHPPAGPHMQAPPHASPTTRKGAAQ